A window from Desulfobacteraceae bacterium encodes these proteins:
- a CDS encoding RNA-binding protein yields the protein MNIYVGNMSYNVNEEDLRGAFEAFGKVDSVAIIKDKYSGESKGFGFVEMPTAAEGQAAIEGLNGKEFKGRTLTVNEARPKAEGARGGHGGGRGGGYGGGGGYGGGGRGGGYGGGGRGGGGGGRERR from the coding sequence ATGAACATCTATGTCGGGAATATGTCGTACAACGTGAATGAGGAGGATCTGCGGGGGGCTTTCGAGGCCTTCGGTAAAGTCGATTCGGTCGCCATCATCAAAGACAAGTACAGCGGCGAATCCAAGGGCTTCGGTTTTGTGGAGATGCCAACCGCAGCCGAAGGCCAGGCGGCCATCGAGGGCCTCAACGGCAAGGAGTTCAAGGGCCGCACACTGACCGTCAACGAAGCGCGCCCCAAAGCTGAAGGCGCCAGAGGCGGCCACGGCGGCGGCCGGGGTGGGGGCTACGGCGGTGGCGGCGGCTACGGTGGCGGTGGCCGCGGCGGCGGCTACGGTGGCGGCGGCCGTGGCGGGGGCGGCGGCGGTCGCGAGCGGCGCTGA